TTCGAATCAATGACACTTATATCTTTTACTATTATATTGATGTATATGTTTATTGAACGGCTAACAAAAGAAAAAAGCATTGGAATGTTTTTTGTTTTACTTGCATTGTTATTTCAAACTTTATCTGATGTTTTCTCTCCTCTTGAAAAATTAGATTTAGCCGAAGTTTCTAAATTGTTTAACCCTTTTGTTGGTGCGTATGTATCGGCTTTAATTATTTGTTATACTGCTTTCACTGTTTCAGCATTGTATTCAGTATTATATTTAGTTCTGCATAAACAAATTAGTACAAGTAAATTTGGATTGATTTTTGATCGTTTACCAAGCCTTCAATTATTAGATAGAATGAATAGTATTTCAGTTGTAATTGGTTTAGTTTTTTTGTCTTTAGCAATTTTTGTAAGCCTTGGAAATGGCTTTGAATCTATCTTGGAAATTAAAGTGCTTACACCAATAATTATATTTATAGTATATTTTATTTCTGTTTTAATGAGAAAATTTGGTAATGTCAAATCAACAACAGCAATTTTATTTTCGTTAATTGGATTTCTAATAACTCTTTTTTCAATGAGTAGAATTTAATTTTAAATCAATGTTGGTTAAATATGACTTTATTGTTTAATTATATTTTTTTACCAAAATAAGTTAGAAATTATTAAATAATAATTATTTAAATTTTATAAAGTAGTTTAAAAATAGACTTTGAATATATATCTCTTTGGAATAAATCATACTTCTGCAAATTTGGATATAAGAGAAAAAGTTGCACTTAATTCAAATGCAATTTCTTCTGCTTATCCTGATTTGTTGGGAACTTTTGCTTCAGAATGTGTAATAGTTTCAACTTGTAATAGAACTGAAATTTTTATTGTTCCAAAGGAAGAACCTTTTAATCCCAAATTAATTAAGGACTGGTTATTCTCTTTCAAAAAAACAATACTCCCTGAAAATTATTTTTTTTACAAACAAGGAAGAGATGCCTCACAACATTTGTATGAAGTTACATCTGGAATTGCATCTCAGATTATTGGAGATATTCAGATTATTGGTCAGGTTAGAGATTCTTTGCTAACAGCACAATCGTTAGGCTCAACAGGTAAAATACTTTCAAGGTTATTTACTGAAGCTTTGAAGACTGGTAAAAGAGTAAGAACAGAAACTGATATTTTTACTGGTGCTGTTTCAGTCAGTTTTGTTGCAGTTGAATTAGCAAAAAAAATATTTTATCCACTTTCAGATAAATCTGCATTAGTTGTTGGAGCTGGTGATGTTGGTGAACTATCTGTTGAGAATTTATTTGCACAAGGTGTAAAAAATATATCTATTACTAACAGAACTATTGAAAAAGCTGAAGAGTTATCTAATCGAATTTCAGGCTCTAAAGTTATTCCATTTGATCATTTTAAAAGTATACTTCATGAATTTGATATTATAATTGTTTCAACTGGTGCTGATGATTTTGTGATTACTTATAATGATGTTATGATATCCTCAGATTTAAGAGGAAATAGGGAACAGCTAATAGTTGATATTTCTGTTCCAAGAAATGTTGAACCATCTGTAAGTGATATTCCAAATGTTTATTGTAAAGATATTAATGATTTGAGCAATGTAATAGAAAAAAATATTGAAAAACGAAAAGCAGAACTTCCTAAAGCTAAAGCTATAATTACAGAAGAGCTTGTAAAGTTTATTGCTTGGTGTAAAATGCTCCCAATTATTCCATTTGTTGAGAAAATTAAATTAACTAGCAGAAATATTTTCGATGATGAATTTAACAAAAATAAAAATAGATTCACAAATGAGAATGATTATCAAACGGCTCGAAAACTGACTGAAAGCATCTTAAAAAAAATAATTGGAATTCCACTCGGTGAGCTTCTTGAAGAAGAAATTTCTAGAAGAAATGATGAGTTTGGGGTATAATATTTAAATTTTAAAAAATACAAAACTTCTAATTTCAAACTAATATGTTCGAGAATTTAATTGTTACTAAACTCGATGGATATGTAGCAACAGTTCAATTAAACAGACCAAAAGTATTAAATGCTTTAAGTCTTGAATTAATGACTGAACTTTGTGAAGCTTTAGAAATGTTAGATAAAGATAATGATGTTAGAACCATTGTAATTCATGGTAATGAAAGAGCTTTTGCAGCAGGAGCAGACATTACTCAAATGGCACAAGCATCTAGTATTGATATGTTAAACAGAGATCAGTTCTCTAAATGGGAAAAAATTAGAAAAATTAAAAAACCAATTATTGCTGCAGTGTCAGGTGTTGCATTAGGTGGAGGCTGTGAGCTAACTATGATTTGTGATATTATAATTTGTTCCGAAACTGCTAGATTTGGTCAACCTGAGATATTAATAGGAGTTATGCCAGGTGCTGGTGGTACACAACGCTTAACAAGAGCAGTTGGAAAAGTTATTGCTATGGAAATGGTTCTAACTGGAAGAATGATTTCCGCAGAAGAAGCATTAAAATTTGGATTAATAAATAAAATTGTTCCTGTAGAATTTTATCTTGAAGAAGCAATTTCACTTGCACGAGAAATAAGTAATCGTCCTCCAATTGCTGTTCGTCTTGCAAAAGAATCTGTTCTTAAATCCTTTGATACTACTATTGTTGATGGTTTAGAATTTGAACGTAAAAACTTCTATATGCTTTTCTCAACAGATGATATGAAAGAAGGTATGAAAGCATTTATCGAGAAAAGAAAACCAGAATGGAAAGGTGAATAAATTATTTAAATTTATAATTTATTTTTCTTTAAAACTAATATTTTGAAAGTAACATTTTATTCGTCTGTCCATTTTTAACATCATAAATTTCACTAACCTTATTGTTTGTTAACAAATAATCCCATGCCCGTTTGTAAACGAATTCTCCTGTATCATACTTTGGTGTACTAACATCTGAAACTACTGAACCATGATATTTAGTTGGAGATGTACCATTAATATCCAATGATGTGTATAGTATTCTGGTATTAAAAAAATCTGTTGCAGAAGTTATTTCAAAATTTATAGGATTTCCTAACTTATCAATTCCATAACCTTGAACAATTTTAGTAGTTAAAATATTGAACTCAACAAGTTCATCTTTTGAATGACTAAACGAATAAATATCATTTGCCCCAGTTTCACCTGGCTTGTTAATCCAATTTGCTGGCTTACCAATTTTTTTGTTGTAATCCATTGCTGAAAACATTATAGATCGGTAAACTTTATGAACTTTGCAAATGTAACCCGCATATCCACCCCCTTGTGAATGTCCAGAAATTATTATACATTCCCACTTTATTGAGTTGTCAGAATTTAAGTATTTCCCCCAATTCTCTTTTGGGAATTTAGAATTTAAATACAATAACAGCTTTATAAGCCTATTTTCAATTGAGTTAGGTTTGTTAACATTAACCAAATTTGTTCTATCAATTCCTTCTAAAGTTTCTGCTCTAATAAGTTCATAACAATCCAAATCTTTATCTGCACAAATAGAATTTACTGCATCATAATTCGGATAATTTAAACATATAGAATTGAAACCTTTACTTGCTGCATATTCAGTTATAACCTTGTAATTACTTGGCTTTGCACTTGTTCCAGGTAAAAATACAAATAATTTATTCTGTATATTTTGAACATTATTATTTATTGATATATAATGTGCCTCACTTGCAGTATCTATTAAGTCATCAGTTTGCTTTGGAAAAATAAATCTATTTTCTTGAGCATGAATAACTGAAGTGATTAAATATAAAAGTAAAATATATTTCATAGGTATTTATTTCTAATAATGTTATTGAATGATAAGATAATTAAATTTATAAGATTCGAAACTCGATCTTTACAAAAAATTTTATAAAGTCTTAACTAAGGAACGAAAAAATTAAATTTTGGAACGGTTGTTTTATATATTTAAAACATAATTATTAAAAATTAAACACCCAAATTTATGAAAATCCTAATTTATATAATTTTAGTTTTTTTGAATGTTACAACAATTATATCTCAAAATTTAAAAGTTGTTTTTCCATTTGATATTAAGGATTATAATTCAAAATTTATTTCATTAATTCAAACAAATGGCAAAGTAATAACTGCAGGAACATTTGGTGGTAAGTATGGATTCGATAGTTTGATTATAAGTAGATTTCATAGAAATGGAACACCTGATTATTCTTTTAATCAAAATGTTAAAATTAAAATTGGAAAAGGAGCAGTTGAATTACGCGAAGCAATATTAACTACTAATGGAGATATAATTGGGATTGGATCAAGCTTTGATGAAGATGAATTATTATTAGTAAAATTTGATTCCTTAGGAAAACTAGATGAAAATTTTGGCTATAATGGTATTTCAAAAACAATTTGTACAAATCAAAGAGGAGCTTTTGGGATCTCATTTGATATTGATAGCAATGGTAATATAGTTGTTACTGGTTGGTGTGATGGCGTTAAAAGTTTGTTAGTTGCAAGATTTAAATCTAATGGAATTATTGATTCTACTTTTGGAAACAATGGATTATTAGTAGTTGATTCAGAATTAAATACTATTTCATTTGAAGGAGTTTCTATTAAATGTTTAAACAATGGACAGATTGTAGTTTTAGGTAAGTCATTTATTGGTGATGAATTGAGTGAAGATTTTAAAAGTGGTTACTTTGTGGTAAGACTTAATAACAAAGGAGATATTAATAAAAATTATGGTGTGAATGGATTACTAGAAATCAAAACTAATAACTTTGTTATTAATGCATCAGCAAAGGAAGTGCTTTACAGCTATTTGTTAGATTGTAAAATTGCATTTAATGAATAAAATAATTTAGACAAAATTTTATTTTAATATTAAATCTAATTATGAACAATTAAAATTCACATTCTCTTTTCTAGAAATAGATTTAATCAACAACCTTCTGAAACTTAACAAATAGATATTGTTTTTATAAAAAGTTTCTAAAAGTTTGCTTTGGATATAATTGCTTTTTTAAGAACCTATATTATTTAAAGTAAAAATATATCACACCAAGAAAGAAAATTCCGAACCTAAAAAAGTAAGTTGTATTATCCAACTTACTTTAGAGAAAGCTCCTTATTAGTCCCTTTGATGTGATTAGTTAATAGTACCGTATTTACTAAAATTAAACAGAAAAAGAAAAATGATTTACAAATCTTTTCTAGGCTTTACCAAAAGCCAACCAAACCAGAAACACCCAAGCGTATCGGTTCTCAAACCTTATGTAGCGGCAGTGTCAGAGCGTCAGAGCGTTTTAAACTATTAAACAAACTAATTCTTTTTATTTTGTTGATAAACAGATTAGAAGTATATAGTCAAAAATACATTTAGTTGAGTATAGTAAAAAATTTAGCTTTTTTAGAAATAGATTTAATCAACAACCTTCTGAAACTTGACAAGAAATAAAATAAAAAAAACAAAATGGGATTATTTTAATTCAGGATCTACAGTAACAAAAGTAGAGAACAGAAACATTAATAAACAACAAAATTTTAACAAAAGAATGAAAGAAAAGAAATTTTTTAGCTTTATTACAACATTACTTTTATTAATGTCGGTAGTAATAACCACTAAAGCGCAATTTGGAATGCCACCCACTAATATAGAAGGTTGGGCGGTTGCTACTCATTCATCTGGAAATTGGGTGGTTGGTAGTTTAACAAATACACCAGTTATAGGTCTTGTGAATACACGTAACTGCGATGGACTTGCCCCTTTTGGGGTAAATTGGACATCTGCAACGACAACTATCTACCATGGACCAACAAACAACTGGATAGCTTCAAATCTTGGGCAAGTTTATGGTATTGCAATTGATTCAAAAAATAATATCTATACAACCTCTACAAGTGTGTATAATCATGTTGCCGAACCATTAGAATTTGGGCCTGCTGGACCTGGTGGTGTATATAAAATCGATTACGCATCTGGGAATATTTCCAATATATTAACTTCATCGATTTACACAACATCTGCTACATCTTCAATTGGAACATCGAAAATACCAAACGGAGATGGTGTAAACCATGGACCTGGATTAGGGAATATTTGTTATGATAAAGATAATGATAAATTGTATGTAACAAATATGGAAGATGGGAGAATTTATAGAATTAACCCAACAACAAATAAAATTGATGCCGTATATGACCCAGGTGCTTCTTCACCAATTGCAGCACCTCTTGGCACAACAAACCCCACTATGAATGCTGATGGTGGAACAAATGGCTTTGCTCCAATTGGAGAAAGGCTTTGGGGTATTGGCTATAACCCTGTTGATAAAAGAATTTATTATAGCGTTTGGGTAGAAGGATATGGAAGTAACTCACCAACTACATATAATGTAATACGCTCTGTAAGCGTTAATGCTGCAGGATTTATTCCTACCTCTGACCAATTTGAATTTAAATTACTAGATGTTGCATCAGGTTATTTGCCTAATTCAACAAGTGTACCACCAATTTTTTACTCGATGCCAATATCTGATATAGAATTTACTTTAGATGGCAAAAAAATGTTGGTTGGTGAGTGCGGTGTCAATCAAAATTATAGCGAAATATTCCCAATAAATACTGGACATAGTAACAGAGTATTTGAATATAGAGGTGCGGCTGGGAGTTGGATATTTAACCAAACAATAAATTTATCGGTAGCAGGTTCTTTCACACACCTAAACTCTTCTGGTGGAGTAGATTATGGTGTTAGCTATAATACTCCAACAATTCAGGGGCAATGTGGGCAAGCGAAGTGTGATTCTATTATTTGGACAACAGGAAATTTTTTAGTTAATTCACCATTAGTATATGGTTTGCAAAGTACTCCTGCAAGTGGAAACACACCAGCAACTGCAACCTCATTAGGGCATTTTGTAGACTTAAATGGCATATTTACACAAAATGACAAAACTCAAATAGGAGATGTAGATATTTTTAAAGGAGAATGTAAAGGGGCTATTCCCTCCCCATGCGATAAAATAGATGTAACAGCAAATTCCCTATCTCAAACAAGAGGGGACTGCTGTTGGGATTTTACTGTGTCGGGTTTAATTCCAGCTGGGACTTTTGATCACATAACAGCAACACCAATTACACCTGGAGTATTTTTCTCTTCTACATCTGCACCTGCTGGCTGGGGAACAAATTTAGTAAGTAATATTGCATCTTGGAGCCCAACATCTGGACCAATAATAACTGACTCTACAAGTGGCTTAAAATCATGCTTTGTGAATACTAGTGGCAGCGCAGTTTTTAGTGTTCAGTTCGCATTTTACACTACACAGGGAGGTGTTTGCTATGATACAGTAAGGTTAGATTGTGCACCCGTTCAAATTCAAAATGATTCTTGTTGCGCCCCTAATATTGTGAGAGCAACTTGTATTAACTCAAGCCAAAATGGTTCATCATATTCTATCACAATGTCAATATAGAATTTTAGTCTATTAAGCCAGCCACCCGCAAATCAGTATGCACACCAAGTAATGATAACAACTACAACACCAGGTGTTACAATTACACCAACGATCAACAACCTAAATTCCCCAACTGGTTTGGCTTTTGGTCAAGTTGGAAACGTAACTTTTACAGTAACAGGCGCAACCCCGAACACAGCATTATGTTTTGATATTACATTGCTTGGTGATTCTATTGGTATGCCATGTTGCCCATATAAATGGTGTTGCCATAAA
Above is a window of Chlorobiota bacterium DNA encoding:
- a CDS encoding enoyl-CoA hydratase/isomerase family protein; this translates as MFENLIVTKLDGYVATVQLNRPKVLNALSLELMTELCEALEMLDKDNDVRTIVIHGNERAFAAGADITQMAQASSIDMLNRDQFSKWEKIRKIKKPIIAAVSGVALGGGCELTMICDIIICSETARFGQPEILIGVMPGAGGTQRLTRAVGKVIAMEMVLTGRMISAEEALKFGLINKIVPVEFYLEEAISLAREISNRPPIAVRLAKESVLKSFDTTIVDGLEFERKNFYMLFSTDDMKEGMKAFIEKRKPEWKGE
- a CDS encoding glutamyl-tRNA reductase, which codes for MNIYLFGINHTSANLDIREKVALNSNAISSAYPDLLGTFASECVIVSTCNRTEIFIVPKEEPFNPKLIKDWLFSFKKTILPENYFFYKQGRDASQHLYEVTSGIASQIIGDIQIIGQVRDSLLTAQSLGSTGKILSRLFTEALKTGKRVRTETDIFTGAVSVSFVAVELAKKIFYPLSDKSALVVGAGDVGELSVENLFAQGVKNISITNRTIEKAEELSNRISGSKVIPFDHFKSILHEFDIIIVSTGADDFVITYNDVMISSDLRGNREQLIVDISVPRNVEPSVSDIPNVYCKDINDLSNVIEKNIEKRKAELPKAKAIITEELVKFIAWCKMLPIIPFVEKIKLTSRNIFDDEFNKNKNRFTNENDYQTARKLTESILKKIIGIPLGELLEEEISRRNDEFGV
- the ccsA gene encoding cytochrome c biogenesis protein CcsA: MIQLSHIVQTLLPLFYSGTLFFYVLIYFKKEEKLWKYASPFMLATFVIHTFLIYSKSVMYGRCLVYNLFESMTLISFTIILMYMFIERLTKEKSIGMFFVLLALLFQTLSDVFSPLEKLDLAEVSKLFNPFVGAYVSALIICYTAFTVSALYSVLYLVLHKQISTSKFGLIFDRLPSLQLLDRMNSISVVIGLVFLSLAIFVSLGNGFESILEIKVLTPIIIFIVYFISVLMRKFGNVKSTTAILFSLIGFLITLFSMSRI